One Hemibagrus wyckioides isolate EC202008001 linkage group LG09, SWU_Hwy_1.0, whole genome shotgun sequence DNA segment encodes these proteins:
- the crls1 gene encoding cardiolipin synthase (CMP-forming), protein MFLAFSRNHLLSCAKGHVPRIRAGTAPRYSHVRQWKGSPPICRQTFQLTPARIESKPLQRLNGNFSSPSHRPECVHFVEQVVETAFPTSLPFINKLTTRTNQSPLNRPNVNTFNCQVHTLSRVLSDGIGLHSRLKGYCTAPEKPACKEDKKVLDQETSQCASTSSSSSSSSNEVQFKELYENPWTIPNILCMARIVLSPVLGYLIMEQYFYTSLGLFAFAGATDLLDGYIARNWPNQKSALGSALDPLADKILVSVLYISLTYAQLIPVPLTALVITRDVALIAAVFYVRYKTVPPPVTLSKFFNPCYTTAQLKPTLISKINTAIQLFLVAVSLASPIFHYTDSVFLQSLWYVTALTTVASGYSYYHYGRKTVEVLNNRK, encoded by the exons ATGTTTTTAGCTTTTTCCAGAAATCACCTGCTAAGTTGTGCGAAAGGGCACGTACCCCGGATCAGGGCTGGTACAGCTCCGAGGTACTCACATGTCCGGCAGTGGAAAGGGTCACCTCCGATCTGCCGCCAGACCTTTCAGCTGACACCAGCTAGAATAGAAAGCAAACCTCTTCAGAGACTGAATGGAAACTTTTCCTCCCCGAGCCATCGGCCCGAGTGTGTGCACTTTGTCGAGCAAGTTGTGGAGACAGCGTTTCCCACTAGTCTGCCCTTCATCAACAAACTAACTACAAGGACGAATCAGTCTCCACTGAACAGACCAAATGTGAACACCTTTAActgccaggtacacacactgagccgCGTTTTAAGTGACGGTATTGGCCTTCACTCGAGGTTAAAGGGATACTGTACTGCACCTGAAAAACCTGCCTGTAAAGAGGATAAGAAAGTTTTGGATCAAGAAACCAGTCAATGTGCTTctacctcctcttcctcctcctcatcatctaaCGAAGTGCAGTTTAAAGAGCTG TATGAAAATCCATGGACTATTCCCAACATCCTTTGCATGGCCAGGATTGTCCTGTCTCCTGTCCTGGGTTACTTAATCATGGAACAGTATTTCTACACGTCTCTTGGACTGTTTGCTTTTGCAGGAGCAACTGACTTG CTGGACGGTTACATTGCACGGAACTGGCCGAACCAGAAGTCGGCTCTGGGTAGCGCTCTTGATCCGCTCGCTGATAAGATCCTTGTTAGCGTGCTGTATATCAGTTTGACCTATGCACAGCTCATCCCAG TTCCTCTTACAGCACTGGTGATCACTCGGGATGTTGCTTTAATTGCTGCAGTTTTCTACGTTCGTTATAAAACAGTTCCTCCTCCA GTAACTCTTAGCAAGTTTTTCAACCCTTGCTACACTACTGCCCAACTTAAGCCAACTCTTATAAGCAAG ATTAACACTGCAATCCAGCTGTTTCTGGTGGCTGTGTCTCTTGCTTCTCCCATCTTTCACTACACTGACAGTGTTTTCTTGCAGTCACTTtg gtaTGTCACTGCGCTGACGACTGTAGCATCCGGTTACAGCTATTACCATTATGGAAGAAAAACAGTTGAAGTATTGAACAACAGAAAGTAG